One genomic window of Vibrio rhizosphaerae includes the following:
- a CDS encoding HDOD domain-containing protein: MNHVSFFWLPSDQQALFQAIETEFAQMVELSIRSGKIELPPIPQVVLEIQKLCLDEATTVTDVAECLIDDPGLTAVVLRIANSVIFNSRSIAYSDINTAVSRLGIFRVRDIVTAQAVKQLKYSVNLQDDCNQILRQSATNSRKLCATMVLVTNEFKHLDPQEYAYLESDKALLVGLLADIGLFCLLNEYHLYLEQGNYLDHDLAMRIFESRCSRTSYHVLKTWGFDQDFLSVASNQEPPHKPREVSYLDIAKIAYHLLLFREQDESIDAHEVEINAIGAEVLYELSNLSDNDFKSQIRSIIHSSGF, translated from the coding sequence ATGAATCACGTCTCTTTTTTTTGGCTTCCGAGTGATCAACAAGCCTTATTTCAGGCAATTGAAACCGAATTTGCCCAAATGGTTGAATTGTCTATACGAAGCGGAAAGATAGAACTCCCTCCGATCCCTCAGGTTGTGCTGGAAATCCAGAAACTCTGTTTGGATGAAGCGACGACTGTTACGGATGTCGCGGAATGTTTAATCGATGACCCGGGCTTGACTGCGGTTGTATTACGTATTGCAAATTCCGTCATTTTTAATTCAAGAAGTATTGCCTACAGCGATATCAACACGGCGGTATCGAGACTGGGGATATTTCGGGTCAGGGATATTGTGACGGCACAGGCCGTGAAACAGCTCAAATACTCCGTCAATCTTCAGGATGACTGTAATCAAATCCTGCGCCAAAGTGCGACCAACTCAAGAAAGTTATGTGCCACAATGGTGCTGGTTACCAACGAGTTTAAACATTTGGACCCACAAGAATATGCTTATCTGGAGTCAGACAAAGCTTTGCTCGTCGGTCTCTTAGCTGATATCGGGTTATTCTGCTTACTCAATGAATATCACCTCTATCTTGAGCAAGGCAATTACCTTGATCATGATTTAGCCATGCGTATTTTTGAATCGCGCTGTAGCCGGACCAGCTATCATGTTCTCAAGACATGGGGATTCGATCAGGACTTTCTTTCTGTGGCATCCAATCAGGAACCCCCGCACAAACCGAGAGAAGTGTCTTATCTTGATATTGCCAAGATTGCCTACCACTTGTTGCTATTTCGCGAGCAAGACGAAAGCATTGACGCTCATGAGGTAGAAATCAACGCCATTGGTGCTGAAGTCTTATATGAGTTAAGTAACTTATCAGATAACGACTTTAAATCTCAGATTCGTTCGATCATTCATTCATCTGGATTTTGA
- a CDS encoding TfoX/Sxy family DNA transformation protein has translation MIATKFFDYLLERENFDTKSIFGDIGLFWQDAMFALISTNHIYIRGGGVLDEKLNALNCAKYVFVKKQSISKVNYYDITELFQANYPHLGELISRSKALAIFQKKQKYALSNRRLRDLPNLHLTIERMLKKSGIPDVATFFQLGALKAFVKVRQLYGTTTDIKLLWKFVGAIEEVHWKLIPEKRKQQLLNECCTLIEIEEG, from the coding sequence ATGATAGCAACAAAATTTTTTGATTACTTACTGGAAAGAGAAAACTTTGACACGAAGTCAATATTTGGGGATATCGGGCTATTCTGGCAAGATGCAATGTTTGCTTTAATTAGCACAAATCATATTTATATTCGAGGAGGTGGTGTATTAGATGAAAAATTAAATGCTTTAAATTGTGCAAAATATGTCTTTGTTAAAAAACAAAGTATTTCTAAAGTAAATTATTATGATATTACTGAATTATTCCAAGCTAATTATCCGCATTTGGGCGAACTGATCAGTCGTTCAAAGGCGTTGGCTATTTTTCAGAAAAAGCAAAAATATGCATTATCGAATCGACGCTTGAGAGATTTACCCAATCTGCATCTGACGATTGAACGAATGTTGAAAAAATCCGGGATTCCGGATGTCGCGACATTCTTTCAATTGGGGGCCTTGAAAGCGTTTGTCAAAGTCAGGCAATTATACGGGACAACAACGGATATCAAGTTGTTGTGGAAATTTGTCGGCGCGATCGAAGAAGTGCACTGGAAACTGATACCGGAAAAGCGCAAACAGCAGTTGCTGAATGAATGCTGCACATTGATAGAAATAGAGGAGGGATAG
- a CDS encoding response regulator, translating to MKRRYLILCVDDEREILDSVVQDLDCFEDDFVVEAAQSVSEAKEVLSDCQQQDIPLALILCDHIMPEQTGIQFLIELNADPQTATARKVLLTGQAGLDDTVAAINHAGLDFYISKPWQGEALRQAIKHQLTQYMIQNESDLSPWMKILDTAEILAALSQRRREFGE from the coding sequence ATGAAGCGACGTTATTTGATCCTCTGTGTTGATGACGAACGGGAAATTTTAGACAGCGTGGTTCAAGACCTCGACTGCTTTGAAGATGATTTCGTCGTTGAGGCAGCTCAGTCGGTATCAGAGGCAAAAGAAGTTCTCTCTGACTGTCAGCAGCAAGACATCCCCCTGGCTCTGATTCTATGCGACCACATCATGCCGGAACAGACAGGGATTCAATTCCTGATCGAGCTCAATGCCGATCCGCAGACAGCAACGGCACGCAAAGTTCTCCTGACCGGGCAGGCAGGCCTTGATGATACCGTTGCGGCGATTAATCATGCAGGTTTGGATTTTTATATCAGCAAACCTTGGCAAGGTGAGGCACTTCGTCAAGCCATTAAACATCAACTTACTCAGTATATGATTCAAAACGAAAGCGATTTATCACCCTGGATGAAGATACTGGATACTGCGGAAATACTCGCGGCACTCTCCCAACGCCGCCGTGAATTTGGCGAGTAA
- a CDS encoding ATP-binding protein — MNHYAIICLDNNPISVEQYQHELAPFTGLFDLYCVDSIRDAQYTLDFIHERSQIVALVIACHHEALNGADFLIQLDKQPHTKDARKVLISAGKDIQVILSAVNEGRLDHALTKPLPDQILYQTAHKELTRFILDAESDNLLDYSQVLDQKQLLRAHVDNSMRHFRQGFIHDYHQMSDTELAEKVIILLYAFFEQKDETHACRTYSPNHLLTREGEENQFLWFITRGEVALFKQDELGYEREVVRHQKGNLVGGMSFVTGEPSFSTAVTLTKTHVIKLDREVFAKVMHSDSQLLPLFTNLLLRHFNRRLQRSITTKLELQKTLESLEATQQQLVEREKLAVLGQLVAGVAHELNNPVAAILRGAETLAEQIESVFKTHTPNLTEQATALLHRAMTVSPLSTSEERQRVKALEKQLPDRSLAKKLVKLQLDHDRALIEQLRIEKTEAKAYVDQLEHYMKTGNALRSVLICAQRITDMVKGLKSYARSDDEGSLPVNIHEGLEDTLVIFENRLKRHQLIKEYAASAWVYGQPTALQQVWVNLLSNALDALPEQNGKIEIHTRQVEYQHRAYLCVTVKDNGAGIPADLQSRIFELNFTTKKEGNFGLGIGLSVCQQIIQQHQGWIQLNSQVGEGTTIDVYLPLVQPGIDKQMQS; from the coding sequence GTGAACCACTACGCGATCATCTGCTTAGATAACAACCCGATCAGTGTCGAACAGTATCAGCATGAACTGGCCCCTTTTACTGGCCTGTTTGATCTCTATTGTGTCGATTCTATCCGCGACGCGCAGTATACACTGGATTTTATTCATGAACGTTCACAAATTGTCGCTTTAGTGATCGCCTGCCACCACGAGGCACTCAATGGCGCAGATTTCTTAATTCAACTTGACAAGCAGCCCCACACCAAAGATGCCAGAAAAGTACTGATTAGCGCGGGAAAAGATATTCAGGTTATTCTATCGGCCGTCAATGAAGGCAGGCTGGATCACGCACTCACCAAACCATTGCCCGACCAGATATTGTATCAAACGGCCCATAAAGAGCTGACCCGATTTATTCTCGATGCCGAATCTGACAATTTATTAGACTACAGTCAAGTACTCGACCAGAAGCAACTTTTGCGCGCCCATGTCGATAATTCGATGCGCCATTTCCGGCAGGGATTTATTCATGATTATCATCAGATGAGTGATACCGAACTGGCAGAAAAGGTCATTATTCTCTTGTATGCCTTCTTTGAGCAAAAAGATGAAACCCACGCCTGCCGCACTTACTCACCAAATCATCTGCTCACCCGGGAAGGTGAAGAAAATCAGTTTCTCTGGTTTATTACTCGAGGCGAAGTCGCCCTGTTTAAGCAAGATGAGCTCGGCTATGAACGCGAAGTCGTCCGGCATCAAAAAGGCAATCTGGTCGGCGGGATGTCATTTGTGACCGGTGAACCTTCATTTTCAACCGCAGTGACACTGACGAAAACTCATGTCATCAAGCTTGATCGCGAGGTGTTTGCCAAAGTCATGCATTCCGACAGTCAACTGTTGCCTCTGTTCACCAATCTCCTGTTACGCCATTTTAACCGACGCTTACAACGCAGCATTACCACCAAACTGGAATTGCAGAAAACGCTCGAATCACTGGAAGCGACTCAACAACAGTTAGTCGAACGGGAAAAACTGGCCGTTCTCGGCCAACTCGTCGCGGGGGTTGCTCATGAACTGAATAATCCGGTTGCGGCAATCCTGCGTGGTGCCGAAACACTGGCAGAACAGATTGAATCGGTATTCAAGACACATACACCGAACTTAACAGAGCAAGCGACTGCATTACTGCACCGAGCCATGACGGTCTCCCCACTGTCGACATCAGAGGAACGACAGCGGGTAAAAGCGCTGGAGAAGCAACTGCCGGACCGGAGTCTCGCCAAAAAGCTGGTCAAATTACAACTCGATCATGATCGTGCGCTCATCGAACAACTTCGAATAGAAAAGACCGAAGCCAAAGCGTACGTTGATCAACTCGAACACTATATGAAAACAGGCAATGCACTGCGGTCCGTGCTCATCTGTGCTCAACGGATCACAGATATGGTCAAAGGACTGAAAAGTTATGCGCGCTCAGATGACGAAGGGTCTCTCCCTGTCAATATTCATGAGGGACTTGAAGATACTTTAGTTATTTTCGAAAACCGCCTCAAAAGACATCAACTCATCAAAGAGTATGCCGCATCCGCATGGGTTTACGGCCAACCCACTGCATTACAGCAAGTCTGGGTTAACCTCCTGTCGAATGCCCTCGACGCCCTGCCGGAACAAAATGGCAAAATCGAAATACACACTCGTCAGGTCGAATATCAACACCGCGCTTACTTATGTGTGACGGTAAAGGATAACGGTGCAGGCATTCCGGCAGATCTCCAGAGTAGAATTTTTGAACTAAACTTTACCACCAAAAAAGAAGGCAACTTCGGTCTCGGGATCGGCCTGTCTGTCTGTCAGCAGATTATTCAGCAACACCAAGGCTGGATTCAGCTCAATTCACAGGTGGGTGAAGGCACAACGATTGATGTTTACCTGCCCCTTGTCCAGCCGGGGATCGATAAACAGATGCAATCATGA
- a CDS encoding DUF945 family protein, with translation MNQLKKVAAVGGAVCLMASWPLVVGQIAERVFKDNIANIGNQLISAKVLNYDRGYLSSHVKTEIQVTDPGIKAQMQYEGLPTSWILNSDLQHSLFAIHAITQLDGQANQPIKIVTQTQLNGNTHFEVDSQVTHYQGSTWSMTFTPMSLSGDVTTLGEIDYKLDVPSVQFSNPDLQIQVSNFYGNGQGKKEKGFWIGSQTLQADKIAMSDRLGVDDFTLENAGYQNTSSMDADRTRYDTRQQFNIAKITAKDGVIEHLNVIFSMGQLDVDSLTKIAAILEHYADITPADAQNLQQAFDRLISKGFSIALEQLDIGLAPGQIESKVDLKLPEDMQETPQDPLEVVKKLTGNVESQVPKAVTEAFPVLRQGVNELVSMKMMRENGDVYQMNATVQDGNLVFASGKKVPLMAILMSAMMQM, from the coding sequence ATGAATCAACTTAAAAAAGTAGCAGCAGTTGGCGGTGCGGTCTGTTTGATGGCTTCTTGGCCATTAGTCGTCGGACAGATTGCCGAAAGAGTATTTAAAGACAACATTGCCAATATTGGTAATCAGTTGATAAGCGCGAAAGTTTTGAATTATGACCGGGGATATCTTTCGTCACATGTTAAAACTGAGATTCAGGTGACTGATCCGGGCATCAAAGCTCAGATGCAATATGAGGGTTTACCGACATCCTGGATTTTGAACAGTGACTTGCAACACAGCCTGTTTGCGATTCATGCCATCACTCAATTAGACGGTCAGGCAAATCAACCGATCAAAATCGTGACCCAGACACAGCTCAATGGTAATACCCATTTTGAAGTGGATAGTCAGGTCACTCATTATCAGGGTAGTACATGGTCGATGACATTCACGCCGATGTCATTGTCTGGCGATGTGACAACGTTAGGTGAAATCGATTATAAGCTCGATGTTCCATCGGTGCAGTTTAGCAATCCTGATCTGCAGATTCAGGTGAGTAACTTTTATGGCAATGGTCAGGGCAAAAAAGAGAAAGGATTCTGGATTGGTTCGCAGACTCTTCAAGCCGATAAGATCGCGATGTCTGATCGTTTAGGGGTGGATGATTTTACTTTAGAAAACGCTGGGTATCAGAATACGTCATCCATGGATGCAGACCGAACCCGATACGATACTCGTCAGCAGTTCAATATTGCCAAAATTACCGCTAAGGATGGTGTTATCGAACATCTGAATGTGATTTTCTCGATGGGACAGCTTGATGTCGATAGTTTGACGAAGATTGCCGCAATATTAGAACATTATGCCGATATCACACCAGCGGATGCGCAAAATCTACAACAAGCATTTGATCGATTGATATCTAAAGGGTTTTCAATTGCATTAGAACAGTTGGATATCGGTTTGGCACCGGGTCAGATTGAGTCCAAAGTTGATTTGAAATTGCCAGAAGATATGCAAGAAACGCCCCAAGATCCGCTAGAGGTTGTCAAAAAATTGACAGGGAATGTGGAGAGTCAAGTGCCTAAAGCGGTCACGGAGGCTTTCCCTGTATTACGGCAAGGGGTCAATGAATTGGTGAGTATGAAAATGATGCGGGAAAATGGGGATGTCTATCAGATGAATGCAACCGTGCAAGATGGCAACCTTGTTTTTGCCAGCGGGAAGAAAGTGCCGCTGATGGCGATCTTGATGTCAGCAATGATGCAAATGTAA
- the serC gene encoding 3-phosphoserine/phosphohydroxythreonine transaminase: MKLKSDTVYNFSAGPAALPKAVMEQAQAEFINWNQLGTSVMEISHRSKEFIQVAQEAEQDLRELLNVPDNYKVLFCQGGARAQFAAVPLNLLGQSTKATYIDAGYWAESAVDEASKYCDIDLFDAKTEIDGQMAVKPASEWQIAPDSAYVHFCPNETIDGIEISDLPITDKPIVADMSSNILSREIDVSQYGVIYAGAQKNIGPAGITIVIVRDDLLELAHKALPTVLNYKELAEKDSMFNTPPTYAWYLSGLVFKWLKNQGGVKAIEQVNREKAAVLYGYIDQSPFYRNTIHPNNRSRMNIPFQLAKPELDGKFLELAKERGLVALKGHRAVGGMRASIYNAMTLEGVQALVAFMQEFEAEYA, translated from the coding sequence ATGAAGTTAAAGTCTGACACCGTGTATAACTTCAGTGCAGGCCCTGCAGCTTTACCAAAAGCCGTGATGGAACAGGCGCAAGCCGAATTTATCAACTGGAATCAGCTGGGCACATCCGTGATGGAAATCAGCCATCGCAGTAAAGAGTTTATTCAAGTTGCTCAAGAGGCTGAGCAGGATCTTCGGGAGCTACTGAACGTGCCTGACAATTATAAAGTTCTGTTTTGTCAGGGCGGTGCCAGAGCACAGTTTGCAGCCGTGCCGTTGAATTTATTGGGTCAGTCAACGAAAGCGACTTATATTGATGCCGGATACTGGGCAGAGAGTGCAGTTGATGAAGCAAGTAAATACTGTGACATCGACTTATTTGATGCAAAAACCGAAATTGACGGGCAAATGGCTGTCAAACCTGCCAGTGAATGGCAAATTGCACCGGATTCAGCATATGTGCACTTCTGTCCGAATGAAACTATTGATGGCATTGAGATTAGTGACCTGCCGATTACGGATAAACCGATCGTGGCCGATATGTCGTCTAATATTCTGTCTCGTGAGATTGATGTGAGTCAGTATGGGGTTATTTACGCCGGTGCTCAGAAAAATATCGGACCGGCAGGCATTACAATCGTCATTGTTCGGGATGATTTACTTGAACTGGCGCATAAGGCGCTGCCGACAGTTCTTAATTATAAAGAGCTGGCGGAAAAAGATTCCATGTTCAATACTCCGCCGACTTATGCCTGGTATTTGTCGGGTTTAGTCTTTAAATGGCTGAAGAATCAGGGTGGGGTGAAAGCGATTGAGCAAGTCAACCGTGAGAAAGCGGCGGTGCTTTACGGTTACATCGATCAGTCTCCGTTCTATCGTAATACCATTCACCCGAATAACCGTTCTCGGATGAATATTCCGTTCCAGTTGGCAAAACCAGAATTGGACGGCAAGTTCCTTGAACTGGCAAAAGAAAGAGGCTTAGTAGCATTAAAAGGCCACCGTGCCGTCGGTGGTATGCGTGCATCGATTTATAATGCAATGACGTTGGAAGGTGTTCAGGCCTTGGTTGCATTTATGCAAGAATTCGAGGCGGAATACGCATAA
- a CDS encoding DUF4250 domain-containing protein has product MDFSNIDRLDHSILLGIINEKLRLECDSFDDLVTTYEFNSQAVLNKLGHLGYQYDPLTNQFKAEH; this is encoded by the coding sequence ATGGACTTTTCAAATATTGATCGTTTAGACCATTCGATTTTGCTTGGAATTATCAATGAGAAGCTGCGGCTCGAATGTGACAGTTTTGACGATCTGGTCACCACTTATGAGTTTAATTCTCAAGCTGTGCTGAATAAGTTAGGTCATCTGGGATACCAGTATGATCCACTCACCAATCAATTCAAAGCCGAACATTAA
- a CDS encoding Lrp/AsnC family transcriptional regulator translates to MQLDLFDKKILEMMQRNCRLQTERMAEQIGLSASAVQRRIKKMRQEGVIQQEVAIIDPQYLTNQMSFLAGLEIERDNYQTLSHFKSWAAQKDNIQQIYYVTGQFDLMVLVTAATALEYDAFIEKLMQENPKIRRVTTHVVLDSPKRSFYTPVKDHEYM, encoded by the coding sequence ATGCAACTGGACTTATTTGATAAGAAGATACTGGAAATGATGCAACGCAACTGTCGGCTTCAGACTGAGCGGATGGCAGAACAGATTGGCCTGTCGGCATCAGCCGTTCAGCGCCGGATCAAAAAAATGCGGCAGGAAGGCGTGATTCAACAGGAAGTGGCCATCATTGATCCCCAATATCTGACGAATCAGATGAGTTTTCTGGCAGGACTGGAGATCGAGCGCGACAACTATCAGACGCTTTCCCACTTTAAAAGCTGGGCCGCGCAGAAAGACAACATCCAACAAATCTATTATGTGACCGGCCAATTCGACCTGATGGTGCTGGTGACCGCAGCGACCGCACTGGAATATGATGCGTTTATCGAAAAACTAATGCAGGAAAACCCCAAAATCCGGCGGGTCACAACGCATGTGGTACTCGATAGTCCGAAACGCTCGTTTTATACGCCGGTCAAAGATCATGAATACATGTAA
- a CDS encoding trans-sulfuration enzyme family protein: MSKSPHYCPETLALSAGFFSDQPTRVTTPDITMSVNHCFVPEEGSFSANGIENLADTPFLYAGWTNPTVRQLEQRIAALECTDDAYATTTGMAALSAMFFSLLRAGDHLIISDVCYAAVYELAREVLPDYGIEVTPVNLTDLAAVSRAIRPQTRLIHAESPCNPLLRLTDLTQLADLAKQHQVLLSVDSTFATPVITRPAVLGVDLVVHSLTKFINGHGDALGGCVTGNKALIAQIRSRAAAHLGSTISAQNAWLIMRGIETLYPRMKTISDSALQIAQWLENHPRVKQVNYPGLVSHPQYTLATEQMAYGGGMIVFQMDDMDDIAQRFAQEARLFYYAYSIGHQRSLVVLLKTADLMASTYRMTHEQAQEFRRYAGEGVFRLSIGLENPQDLIEELEQLLR, encoded by the coding sequence ATGTCTAAGTCCCCCCATTATTGTCCTGAAACACTGGCACTTTCGGCCGGTTTTTTTTCTGATCAGCCAACCAGAGTGACAACCCCCGATATCACCATGTCGGTCAATCACTGTTTTGTCCCGGAGGAGGGATCATTCTCTGCCAACGGGATTGAGAATTTAGCCGATACTCCCTTTTTGTATGCCGGCTGGACCAATCCCACCGTCCGACAACTTGAGCAACGGATTGCGGCACTGGAGTGTACTGATGATGCTTATGCGACGACGACGGGGATGGCGGCCTTGTCAGCGATGTTTTTTTCGCTGTTACGAGCCGGTGACCATTTGATTATCAGTGATGTCTGTTATGCCGCAGTTTATGAGCTGGCAAGAGAAGTCTTACCCGATTACGGGATTGAAGTAACGCCGGTAAATTTGACGGATCTTGCTGCTGTCTCGCGGGCAATTCGCCCCCAAACCAGACTGATCCATGCTGAAAGCCCTTGTAACCCATTGCTCCGTCTGACGGATTTGACGCAACTGGCCGATTTAGCCAAGCAGCATCAGGTGCTGCTGTCTGTGGATTCAACCTTTGCGACACCCGTGATCACGCGTCCGGCAGTGTTAGGCGTTGATCTGGTGGTTCATTCGCTGACTAAATTCATCAATGGTCATGGGGATGCTCTGGGTGGATGTGTGACGGGAAACAAAGCGTTAATTGCACAAATTCGTTCCAGAGCGGCGGCGCATCTCGGCTCAACTATCAGTGCGCAGAATGCCTGGTTGATTATGCGTGGTATTGAAACCTTGTATCCGCGGATGAAAACGATCAGTGATTCGGCGTTACAGATCGCGCAATGGCTGGAAAATCATCCCCGGGTCAAACAAGTGAATTATCCGGGACTGGTGTCTCATCCGCAATATACATTGGCCACGGAGCAGATGGCTTATGGTGGCGGCATGATTGTCTTTCAGATGGATGACATGGATGACATTGCACAACGGTTTGCTCAAGAGGCGCGATTATTTTATTACGCTTATTCTATCGGCCATCAACGCAGTCTGGTGGTCTTACTGAAAACGGCTGATTTGATGGCATCGACCTACCGGATGACGCATGAACAGGCACAAGAATTCCGACGTTACGCCGGTGAAGGTGTTTTCCGGCTGTCGATTGGTCTGGAAAATCCACAGGATCTCATCGAAGAGCTTGAGCAGTTACTGCGCTGA
- a CDS encoding transporter substrate-binding domain-containing protein, protein MNKILKAAMAGAVLACSAWTTQVYAAQSALENILNKGELRACFDAGYVPFEMKTKDGRFVGFDLDMAKHMARSIGVKFVPVNTAWDGIIPALQTDKCDIIISGMTITPERNLKVNFADPYIVIGQSVLISPKLAGKIKSYQDLNDPKYTLTSKLGTTGADAAKRYIPKAKLDLYDTEVDAVLQVSNGKADAYVYDLPYNAIYAAQHPQQVIHLDTPFTYEPLGWAIRQDDPNFLNFLNNYLRQVKGDGTYQRIYDKWFKSDSWLKDVQ, encoded by the coding sequence ATGAATAAAATATTAAAAGCAGCGATGGCTGGAGCGGTTCTTGCCTGCTCAGCATGGACGACTCAGGTTTATGCCGCACAATCTGCACTGGAAAACATCTTGAATAAAGGTGAACTCAGAGCTTGTTTTGATGCGGGGTATGTTCCGTTTGAAATGAAAACCAAAGACGGCCGTTTTGTCGGCTTTGATCTGGATATGGCAAAACATATGGCACGCTCTATCGGCGTAAAATTTGTGCCGGTGAATACGGCATGGGATGGGATTATTCCTGCCTTGCAGACCGACAAGTGCGATATCATCATTTCCGGAATGACCATTACACCGGAACGAAATCTGAAAGTGAACTTCGCCGACCCTTATATTGTCATCGGACAATCGGTGCTGATATCACCTAAACTGGCCGGTAAAATCAAAAGTTATCAGGATTTGAATGATCCGAAATACACCTTAACCAGTAAGCTGGGAACGACGGGTGCAGATGCGGCGAAGCGGTATATTCCGAAGGCGAAGCTGGATCTCTATGACACTGAAGTCGATGCGGTTCTGCAAGTCTCAAATGGGAAAGCGGATGCCTATGTGTATGATTTGCCATACAATGCGATTTATGCGGCGCAGCATCCACAACAGGTGATCCATCTGGATACACCGTTTACCTATGAACCTCTGGGATGGGCGATTCGTCAAGATGATCCTAATTTCCTCAATTTCCTCAATAATTACCTGCGTCAGGTCAAAGGGGACGGAACTTACCAGCGTATTTATGATAAATGGTTCAAATCTGATAGCTGGCTGAAGGATGTTCAGTAA
- a CDS encoding amino acid ABC transporter permease, with protein sequence MQSKSSRWIGHGIYAVMMVLLVGGIYFSGKTINYNWHWDRLWPYIINTEMQNIRAHGDGVSVIEGKTIIVKFDNGTPDQVIQSYDQRAIGNGDLVFEGDTIARVEDWKFGPIAVGLWVTVKISFISLFFAIFLGLIFGLMRVAKNQTARDLSLTYVEIIRGTPLLVQIFIVYFFIGTVLDLDRFTAGVVALSVFTGAYVAEIIRAGIQSVSGGQMEAARSLGMTYPQAMLYVILPQAFKRTLPPLAGQFINLIKDSSLVSVISITDLTKAGREVVAGSFAPFEVWFTVAALYLLVTGSLSWAIQMLEKRLSASD encoded by the coding sequence ATGCAATCAAAATCCAGCCGTTGGATAGGCCATGGCATCTATGCTGTAATGATGGTGTTGCTGGTGGGGGGAATTTATTTCTCCGGCAAAACGATTAATTACAACTGGCACTGGGATCGATTATGGCCTTATATCATTAATACGGAGATGCAGAATATTCGTGCCCATGGTGATGGTGTGTCTGTTATCGAAGGCAAGACTATCATTGTGAAATTTGATAATGGCACCCCCGATCAAGTGATTCAATCCTATGACCAACGGGCAATTGGTAATGGTGATTTAGTCTTTGAAGGGGATACCATTGCCCGAGTCGAAGATTGGAAATTTGGCCCGATAGCCGTCGGGCTTTGGGTGACGGTGAAAATCTCTTTCATCTCCTTATTCTTTGCTATTTTTCTGGGCCTGATTTTTGGGCTGATGCGGGTTGCTAAAAACCAGACCGCCCGGGACCTTTCCCTGACTTATGTTGAGATTATTCGCGGTACGCCGTTACTGGTACAGATTTTTATCGTTTACTTCTTTATCGGTACCGTACTGGATTTGGACCGGTTTACTGCGGGCGTTGTGGCACTGTCTGTATTTACCGGTGCTTATGTTGCAGAAATTATCCGGGCGGGGATTCAGTCGGTATCCGGTGGTCAGATGGAAGCTGCACGTTCATTGGGGATGACTTACCCGCAGGCGATGCTGTATGTCATACTGCCGCAAGCTTTTAAGAGAACATTACCACCGCTCGCCGGGCAGTTTATCAATCTGATTAAGGATTCGTCATTGGTTTCGGTTATTTCAATCACCGATCTGACTAAAGCAGGCCGGGAAGTGGTGGCTGGTAGTTTTGCTCCCTTTGAAGTTTGGTTTACCGTTGCTGCGCTGTATCTGCTTGTCACCGGCTCACTTTCATGGGCGATCCAAATGTTAGAAAAGAGGTTATCGGCTAGTGACTAA